In one Nicotiana sylvestris chromosome 8, ASM39365v2, whole genome shotgun sequence genomic region, the following are encoded:
- the LOC104212159 gene encoding wax ester synthase/diacylglycerol acyltransferase 4-like — protein sequence MEEIYWERPASPGSQYLNSSNLSLSVIVVLESKIPIEIENSKVFSLLKDVFLPINPRFSSIMVTEKKGARKWKQVEVNIEDHVKTPVFPAEQSLIFYDEYFSNYLSKLAMDPFSQNKPFWEIHLLKYSTSNAAGNLIFKLHHSLGDGYSLMGALLSCLQRVDNPLLPLTFPSRQRTILSTKNKAINTVKCVPNVFMKLVNTVQDFGLSVLKSTLIEDDRTPIRSGDDGVEFRPIEIATTTFSLDSIKQIKAKLKVTINDVITGVVIYGTRLYMQGINQETSNGKCTALVLFNTRAVGGYKSVSEMIKPNSEMPWGNHFTFLPVSLPKLTSTDSLNPLGFIEKARRIIKRQRNSASVFLTGRLLEILRKVEGPETTAKYIHATLKHTSMGITNLIGPLEEMALANHPIKGLYFAVAGAPQSLSVTMVSYVDKLRVAIVVEKGFIDPNKLKSCIEYSFDTIFNAAVLKPSTSTVEI from the exons ATGGAAGAAATATATTGGGAAAGGCCAGCAAGTCCAGGCTCACAATATTTAAACAGTTCGAATTTGTCTCTATCTGTTATTGTTGTTTTGGAATCAAAAATTCCAATTGAAATTGAAAATTCCAAGGTCTTTTCCTTACTTAAGGATGTCTTCTTGCCTATAAATCCACGTTTTTCCTCAATCATG GTCACAGAAAAGAAAGGTGCAAGGAAATGGAAGCAAGTTGAAGTAAACATCGAAGACCATGTAAAAACTCCAGTATTTCCAGCTGAACAATCACTTATTTTCTACGACGAATATTTTTCCAATTACCTATCAAAATTAGCAATGGATCCATTCTCACAAAATAAACCATTTTGGGAAATTCACTTATTAAAATATTCAACAAGTAACGCAGCTGGAAAtttaattttcaagttacatcattCACTTGGAGATGGATATTCATTAATGGGAGCACTTCTTTCTTGTTTACAAAGAGTTGATAATCCATTACTTCCTTTAACATTTCCTTCACGTCAAAGGACAATTTTAAGTACAAAAAATAAAGCTATTAATACTGTGAAATGTGTACCTAATGTTTTTATGAAACTGGTTAATACTGTTCAAGATTTTGGGTTGAGTGTTCTGAAAAGTACGTTGATCGAAGACGATCGAACGCCGATAAGATCAGGTGATGACGGAGTTGAGTTCCGGCCGATTGAGATTGCTACTACAACGTTTTCTTTAGATAGCATTAAGCAGATCAAGGCCAAACTCAAAGTG ACAATAAATGACGTGATTACTGGGGTAGTAATATATGGCACAAGACTTTACATGCAAGGAATAAACCAAGAAACTAGCAATGGAAAATGTACTGCACTGGTTTTATTCAACACTAGAGCTGTTGGAGGTTACAAATCAGTAAGTGAAATGATTAAACCTAATTCAGAAATGCCATGGGGAAATCATTTCACTTTCTTGCCTGTTTCATTGCCAAAGTTAACTTCAACTGATTCACTTAATCCTCTTGGATTTATTGAAAAAGCCCGTCGTATTATTAAGAGGCAAAGGAATTCTGCATCTGTTTTCCTCACCGGTAGGCTGCTTGAAATCTTGAGAAAAGTTGAAGGTCCTGAG ACAACAGCTAAATATATTCATGCAACGTTGAAGCACACGAGCATGGGAATTACGAATCTGATTGGACCATTGGAAGAGATGGCATTGGCAAACCACCCTATAAAAGGACTTTACTTTGCTGTTGCTGGTGCTCCACAG AGTCTATCAGTGACAATGGTGAGTTATGTGGACAAGCTTAGAGTTGCAATTGTAGTGGAGAAAGGCTTTATAGATCCAAACAAGTTAAAGTCTTGCATTGAGTATTCCTTTGATACCATCTTCAATGCAGCAGTACTGAAGCCATCAACATCAACTGTGGAGATATAG